A single Oryzias melastigma strain HK-1 linkage group LG24, ASM292280v2, whole genome shotgun sequence DNA region contains:
- the il20ra gene encoding interleukin-20 receptor subunit alpha gives MWTVLVLMSLLGLTCTVASFPPSPINVSFSSVNLRNVLQWLPGDGTPDDAQYTVQYAIYGETVEEEKQLKWREVRQCTAIVRTWCDLSAQTSDLEEGYFARVRSMVSRMSSKWTVLRSRFDPKEETSFGPPSVSVEVHNNTATVTLKGPTRYQLNNQTPAIYMATIYKDMTYNLSVHNTHLDQTVHYVVQKGPFKYRLLSYNTKYCFSAQSRLLLREMKCQRSAWYCITTAQDPLIEQLQRVIVGIVVPFLFICVIVVAGFVLYQYMAGKGQKNPISLGTSIQPSHPLWPHLDPHIPVCPVTKISVTPEGPPHYSKEPVDSPPSYSPQRPAEPEEHPDDSSVEYGDVFVAATGDKGRGDQTKETAEGQSSPDDRVQGGSSYCPQNSTDLRGHSDESIVLSPYVSQKPRDLPTSHSDPSDSYGVVTQGSMQEPEAEDGEGVPFLSESRRMPLQFREEGNLIKATTLNNGRAERETGNHLEPYVTKPVINLEDVFFQQNPETDWDLDELERDGSDDILSNWNLTISMDKA, from the exons ATGTGGACAGTCCTCGTGCTCATGAGCCTCTTGGGTCTCACCTGCACAG TTGCCTCCTTCCCTCCAAGCCCCATCAACGTCAGCTTTTCCTCTGTGAATCTGAGAAACGTGCTGCAGTGGTTGCCAGGAGACGGGACGCCAGATGACGCTCAATATACAGTGCAATATGCCAT CTATGGTGAGACCGTTGAGGAGGAGAAACAGCTAAAGTGGAGGGAGGTGCGGCAGTGCACGGCCATCGTGCGGACCTGGTGTGATCTGAGCGCACAGACGTCCGATTTAGAGGAGGGATACTTTGCCAGAGTCCGTTCCATGGTCAGCAGAATGTCCTCCAAATGGACTGTTTTACGAAGCCGATTTGATCCAAAGGAAGAAA CCAGTTTTGGACCTCCATCAGTTTCCGTGGAAGTACATAACAACACCGCTACCGTCACTCTGAAAGGGCCAACGAGATACCAGCTGAACAACCAAACCCCGGCAATTTACATGGCAACAATCTACAAAGACATGACCTACAACCTTTCTGTCCACAATACCCACCTTGACCAGACG GTCCATTATGTAGTGCAGAAAGGCCCCTTCAAATATCGCCTGTTGAGTTACAACACAAAGTACTGCTTCTCCGCACAATCAAGATTACTCCTCAGAGAGATGAAATGCCAGCGGTCAGCGTGGTACTGCATCACCACAGCTCAAG ACCCTTTGATCGAGCAGCTGCAGAGGGTGATTGTGGGAATTGTTGttccatttttgttcatttgtgtaATCGTGGTGGCCGGCTTCGTGCTCTATCAGTACATGGCTGgaaaaggacagaaaaaccCAATTTCACTG GGAACTTCCATTCAGCCGTCCCATCCTTTGTGGCCCCATCTTGACCCTCATATCCCAGTCTGCCCTGTCACCAAAATCAGCGTTACTCCAGAGGGGCCCCCTCATTACTCCAAAGAGCCGGTCGATTCTCCACCCAGTTACTCCCCACAGAGGCCTGCAGAGCCCGAAGAACATCCGGATGACTCTTCCGTTGAGTATGGAGATGTTTTTGTTGCCGCCACAGGCGATAAAGGACGAGGGGATCAGACAAAAGAGACAGCAGAAGGCCAGAGCAGTCCAGACGACAGAGTTCAGGGTGGTTCGTCATACTGTCCCCAGAATTCAACAGATTTGCGGGGACACTCGGATGAGAGTATTGTGCTTTCTCCATATGTTTCTCAAAAACCTCGGGATTTGCCCACATCCCATTCTGATCCGTCGGATTCTTATGGTGTGGTGACACAAGGTAGTATGCAGGAACCAGAAGCAGAGGATGGCGAGGGGGTACCGTTTCTCTCTGAGAGCAGGAGAATGCCGCTGCAATTCAGGGAGGAAGGGAACTTGATCAAAGCGACGACTTTAAATAATGGGAGAGCGGAAAGAGAGACTGGAAATCACCTGGAGCCGTATGTGACTAAACCTGTGATAAATTTGGAAGACGTGTTCTTCCAGCAGAACCCTGAGACGGATTGGGATCTGGACGAGCTGGAGAGGGATGGGTCTGATGATATCTTATCCAATTGGAATTTGACCATCTCCATGGATAAggcatga
- the ehd3 gene encoding EH domain-containing protein 3 has product MFSWLGTDDRRKKEPEVFQTVSDGLKKLYKTKLLPLEESYKFHEFHSPALEDADFDNKPMVLLVGQYSTGKTSFIRYLLEQDFPGMRIGPEPTTDSFIAVMHGDTEGVIPGNALVVDPKKPFRKLNAFGNAFLNRFVCAQLPNPVLESISVIDTPGILSGEKQRISRGYDFAAVLEWFAERVDRIILLFDAHKLDISDEFSEVIKALKNHEDKIRVVLNKADQIETQQLMRVYGALMWSLGKIVNTPEVIRVYIGSFWSHPLLIPDNRKLFEAEEQDLFKDIQSLPRNAALRKLNDLIKRARLAKVHAYIISSLKKEMPSVFGKENKKKELIASLGDIYKRIEREHQISPGDFPNLKKMQDQLQAQDLNRFQPLKPKLLEAVDDMLANDIASLMVLVRQEETQRPNSVVKGGAFDGTLNGPFGHGYGEGAGEGIDEAEWVVARDKPAYDEIFYTLSPVNGKVTGANAKKEMVKSKLPNTVLGKIWKLADIDKDGMLDDEEFALANHLIKVKLEGHELPSDLPAHLVPPSKRKIAD; this is encoded by the exons ATGTTCAGCTGGCTTGGAACCGATGACAGGAGGAAGAAGGAGCCAGAAGTGTTTCAAACTGTCAGCGATGGACTAAAGAAACTCTACAAAACCAAACTTCTGCCTCTGGAGGAGAGCTACAAGTTCCACGAGTTCCACTCTCCAGCCCTGGAGGATGCTGACTTTGACAACAAGCCCATGGTCCTCCTGGTGGGACAGTACTCCACCGGCAAGACGAGCTTCATACG CTACCTGTTGGAGCAGGACTTCCCTGGCATGCGGATTGGCCCCGAGCCCACCACGGATTCCTTCATCGCAGTGATGCACGGGGACACAGAGGGGGTCATACCCGGCAACGCTTTGGTCGTCGACCCCAAGAAGCCTTTCAGGAAGCTGAACGCTTTTGGAAACGCATTCCTCAACAG GTTTGTGTGTGCACAGCTTCCTAACCCGGTGCTGGAGAGCATCAGCGTGATCGACACCCCGGGGATCCTGTCCggagaaaaacagagaatcaGCAGAG GCTACGACTTTGCTGCCGTCCTGGAGTGGTTTGCGGAGCGCGTTGACAGGATAATCCTGCTGTTTGACGCCCACAAACTGGACATATCTGATGAGTTCTCTGAGGTGATAAAAGCCCTGAAGAACCACGAGGACAAGATCAG GGTTGTTCTGAACAAGGCAGACCAGATTGAGACCCAGCAGCTGATGAGGGTGTACGGCGCCTTGATGTGGTCGTTAGGGAAAATCGTCAACACCCCTGAG GTGATCCGCGTCTACATCGGGTCCTTCTGGTCCCACCCGCTCCTGATTCCTGACAACAGGAAGCTGTTTGAAGCCGAGGAGCAGGACTTGTTCAAGGACATCCAGTCTCTACCCAGGAATGCAGCGCTGAGGAAACTCAACGACCTGATCAAAAGAGCGAGGCTAGCCAAG GTCCACGCTTACATCATCAGCTCGCTGAAGAAAGAAATGCCTTCCGTTTTTGGgaaagaaaataagaagaaaGAGCTGATCGCCAGTCTGGGAGATATTTACAAACGGATTGAAAGGGAGCACCAGATCTCACCCGGGGATTTCCCCAACCTGAAGAAGATGCAG GACCAGCTGCAAGCTCAGGACCTCAACCGGTTCCAGCCGCTGAAGCCTAAACTCCTGGAGGCCGTAGACGACATGTTAGCCAACGACATCGCTAGTTTGATGGTTCTGGTGCGCCAAGAGGAAACCCAGCGGCCCAATTCGGTGGTGAAAGGCGGCGCCTTCGACGGCACCCTGAACGGCCCGTTTGGACACGGATACGGGGAAGGGGCGGGCGAAGGCATCGACGAGGCCGAGTGGGTCGTCGCCCGGGACAAACCTGCTTACGATGAGATTTTCTACACGCTGTCCCCCGTTAACGGGAAGGTGACGGGCGCCAACGCCAAGAAGGAGATGGTGAAGTCGAAACTGCCCAACACGGTGCTGGGAAAGATCTGGAAGCTGGCCGACATCGATAAGGACGGCATGCTCGACGATGAAGAGTTTGCCTTGGCCAACCACCTGATAAAGGTGAAACTGGAGGGACATGAACTGCCGTCGGACCTGCCCGCACACCTAGTGCCTCCTTCTAAAAGGAAAATAGCAGATTAA